The nucleotide window GTGCATGTTGAAAATCGAGAAGTATCTCAATACTACTTTGTCAGATGAAGATCAATTATATCTAACGATTCACATTGAAAGAATCACACGAAAATCAATTGAATAAAATTCGGGATTGTTACTGGTCATGCAGGCGAGACTCATTGGACAAGGCGTTTACTGCTTTGTTCCTGTGGTCTTGCCTTTTTGTGTATATCAATTATTGGAAGGATGATCACTCATGAAGTATGAGGAATTGGCAAAAGAAATTATTCATCATGTTGGTGGAAAAGAGAACGTAGAAAGCCTGGCGCATTGTGTAACTCGTCTAAGGTTCAAACTGAAAGATGAGGGTAAGGCTAACACCGATGTCCTGAAAAATATGGACGGCATCATCACCGTAATGCAAAGTGGAGGACAATATCAAGTCGTAATCGGCAACCATGTTCCTCAGGTTTATGCTGATGTTGTGGCTGTAGGTGGACTTCAACTGGACTCCGGACAGTCATCTGGAGAGTCGACGAAAGAAAAAACGAACATTTTCAACACATTTATTGATGTGGTTTCCGGCGTATTCACCCCGGTGCTTGGCATCTTGGGAGCAACTGGTATGATCAAAGGGCTAACTGCTCTCCTGGTAGCTGTCGGATGGCTTAGTACAACATCAGGAACCCATCAAGTGCTGAGCGCGATAGGTGATTGCCTGTTCTACTTCTTCCCGATCTTCCTGGGATATACGTCAGCGAAGAAGTTTAATGCTAACATTTTCATCGGAATGGCGATAGGTACTTGTCTGGTTTATCCAAGCTTCTCAAGCCTGACCTCAACAGGCCAACCGCTGTACACCATATTTGGTGGGTCCGTAATTGAATCGTCTGTGTATCTGTCCTTCCTGGGGATTCCGGTTATTCTAATGAATTATGCATCCAGTGTCATTCCAATTATTATTGCGACGTATGTTGCTTCAAAAGTTGAAAGGGTTTTCAAACGAATTATTCCGAACGTTATAAGTAACTTCTTTGTTCCATTCTCTACATTGCTGGTCGTTGTGCCAGTGGCACTGATCGCAATCGGGCCGGCTGCGACTTGGGCAGGTCAATTGCTCGGGGCAGGAACGATGTTCCTCTATAACTTGAGTCCGGTCATCGCAACAACTTTGCTCAATGGATTCTGGCAGGTGTTTACTATTTTTGGCGTTCAGTGGGGATTAGTACCGATTGCTTTCAACAATCTTGCCATACTGAAGTACGATCCAATGATCATTACAGCTTCCGTGCTTACCGTATTCTCACAAGTCGGTGTGGTACTGGCCATTTTAATTAGAACCAAAAACAAGAAATTGAAATCCTTGTCCATTCCTGCCATTATCTCGGGTATCTTCGGAGTGTCAGAGCCTGCAATTTACGGGATTACGTTACCGCTCAAAAGACCGTTTATTATGGGATGTATTGCAGCGGCTGTGGGCGGTGGCATTACCGGCCTAATGGGAACCAAAGCGTATATGGTTGGTGGTATGGGAATCGTTGCTTTTCCAAGCTTCATTAGCCCAGAAGGAATAGACAGCGGATTCTATGGCATGATTCTTGGCTCTCTTGTGAGCTTCGGTCTGGGATTCCTGCTGACGTTCTTCCGTGGGTTTAAAGATCCTGAGCAAACGAATGGCAATCAAGATAGCGATGGAAAAGGAAGTACTGACAATAAGCCAGCAGTTAAGCATGACATCGTACAAAGTCCGATGAAAGGTAACCTCATTGCTCTAAGCGAAGTGAAGGATGAGGCATTCTCCAGCGGTGCGCTTGGTAAAGGGGTAGCCATTGAGCCCACTGAAGGCAAAGTATACTCACCCATCGACGGTGTGCTTACGAATGTGTTCCCATCCGGTCACGCCATTGGCATAACAAGTGCACACGGCATTGAAATTCTTATTCATGTCGGAAAGGACACGGTAAAGCTGAAGGGGAAACATTTCACACCCAAAGTGAAACAGGGAGAAGCCGTTAAACAAGGAGAACTTCTACTGGAATTCGATATGAATGAGATTAAAGAAGCTGGATTCAGTCTAATCACACCTGTTATTGTGACCAACTCGGGTGATTACCTGGATGTCATTGAAACGGAGAAAACAAGTGTCACGTATCATGATGATTTGCTTAAGGTCGTGAACTAATGAGCGTATTTAAAAACGGATTTATGTGGGGCGGTTCAGTTTCCAGCATGCAAGTGGAGGGAGCTTGGGATGAAGATGGCAAAGGTCTTACCGTGTACGATGCGAGTCAGATGAAAAGCAATGCCGAGACCGCTTCGGATTGGAAAGTAGCCATTGATTTTTATC belongs to Paenibacillus sp. FSL H8-0079 and includes:
- a CDS encoding beta-glucoside-specific PTS transporter subunit IIABC yields the protein MKYEELAKEIIHHVGGKENVESLAHCVTRLRFKLKDEGKANTDVLKNMDGIITVMQSGGQYQVVIGNHVPQVYADVVAVGGLQLDSGQSSGESTKEKTNIFNTFIDVVSGVFTPVLGILGATGMIKGLTALLVAVGWLSTTSGTHQVLSAIGDCLFYFFPIFLGYTSAKKFNANIFIGMAIGTCLVYPSFSSLTSTGQPLYTIFGGSVIESSVYLSFLGIPVILMNYASSVIPIIIATYVASKVERVFKRIIPNVISNFFVPFSTLLVVVPVALIAIGPAATWAGQLLGAGTMFLYNLSPVIATTLLNGFWQVFTIFGVQWGLVPIAFNNLAILKYDPMIITASVLTVFSQVGVVLAILIRTKNKKLKSLSIPAIISGIFGVSEPAIYGITLPLKRPFIMGCIAAAVGGGITGLMGTKAYMVGGMGIVAFPSFISPEGIDSGFYGMILGSLVSFGLGFLLTFFRGFKDPEQTNGNQDSDGKGSTDNKPAVKHDIVQSPMKGNLIALSEVKDEAFSSGALGKGVAIEPTEGKVYSPIDGVLTNVFPSGHAIGITSAHGIEILIHVGKDTVKLKGKHFTPKVKQGEAVKQGELLLEFDMNEIKEAGFSLITPVIVTNSGDYLDVIETEKTSVTYHDDLLKVVN